One genomic window of Luteitalea pratensis includes the following:
- a CDS encoding alpha-2-macroglobulin family protein — protein MHRPRLRPGVTAFLLVLVMSMAGIAGAQEQTTPVRPADRPAFSLSSGEIFTSTSSPYITLTFERLGSLDFRIYRVADPVAFFAGLDDAHTLGSGEYTVPTEQTWLERLASWKAGRRADLQSFLRRQVSREYRAQRRAGADKATVQRRVQLGLTAYAQVPLLNDRQVVASWREILPRLADTDVRRIPIEVKRPGVYLVEAVTGTQLAYTILMVSDVALVTKVAPGTMLVYTVDRTKGQPVAGCGVAAIADKVTLGTATTDARGLATIPLGDVTADDLITVGHCGEQAVASTPPTYGLQSNPRRELVAHVFTDRPVYRPGHTVKAKAILRWRTGMAIEPFDQQTVEMAISDRTGRVIHRVRRDVDAFGAVDTEVALPASAALGIYTVEVASGDAKATGSFDVQEYRKPEFEVSVTPGVALARQGQTIDVTVNARYYFGQPVRNAEVRLVVQAGPYYSPLRWVDSESEDENEDGYFYGGDELDTLTATLDAQGQARFKVPLPESETSSDLQVRFEARIKDASDLEVTGSGLAVATWGDYLIAARATPSVARPGTPIDFRVRAVDYRGSGVVGIPVTVQLVRTEWDSNTQQQRREVLTSGNTTTGADGRATWQTRAPESPGSYLLEARAMSGTRAVIDNAYLWVPGATEETYTSGGEVIELVTDKSTYAPGDTAKVAVRGVAPATPVLLTKEARTLTWYDLRQPSSDGTFDVPVTDGDLGDTWVNLLYLKDDKVYYAEKKVRVPATGRAVKIEVTADKAIYRPGEPGVYSLRTLDAAGSPVQAQVALGVVDEAVYGVRKDTTADPLRVFYRTEYSRVTTDYSRQYYFMGYSGTLRLKLAQRRRPLSLADFKGDTPERPQVRKNFPDAIYWSPSVVTGLDGTATVKVDYPDSLTTWRLTARAVTRETQVGMAVARTITTRDLLLRIVAPRFLTERDEVRVPAIVHNYKEGGALPVTVAMTAAGLESRGGAPTTLTVPTGGEARTEWAFGASAPGSATFTGTVTAAGGSDAMALTIPVHPFGARRDVGVSGSVAAGASRTVDLAIPEATNPNARSVVVSLMPSMAGSLLGALDELVNYPYGCTEQTVSSFVPNLLVMRTLDQLKLAPTERMSMLDRVSRAGLARLLRLQHENGGWGWWRTDDDHPFMTAYALYGLLEARAASIEVPSAALQNGTSALARQLVETPAMVPELKAYAAYVLARAAAADAKPEQDGFDAAALVTELWGRRTDMSPYGQAWLLLALHTNKDARAGELAGILATRAQTKGDLAWWTSENDPLLGDWGDATADATAAAVQALAAVRPNDPLIDPALRWLMANRADGMSWASTKQTAMVLYGLLGVMQGRQERPAAVTVTVSSGGQSQSVAFTPADWTRPFPVVVTLPAAAGNNAVTITSAGGPVYWTASARYYDTAEGLERTGTRKLALSRKYFTLAPVRRNGRVVYDERPYIGTASPGDLILVRLVVAGSSDWRYLMIEDPIPAGAEAVTRPDLLELAKPPSWTYGSHREYRDDRVALFLDEMPGRAEFAYLLRVTTPGQFRAMPAQVSPMYVPGVHASSAALSLDVPSAQEPR, from the coding sequence ATGCACAGGCCCCGCCTCCGACCGGGCGTGACCGCCTTCCTGCTGGTCCTGGTGATGTCCATGGCGGGGATCGCCGGCGCGCAGGAACAGACCACGCCGGTTCGGCCTGCCGATCGCCCGGCCTTCTCGCTGTCGAGCGGTGAGATCTTCACCAGCACGAGTTCGCCGTACATCACCCTCACGTTCGAGCGGCTCGGCTCCCTGGACTTCCGCATCTACCGCGTCGCCGACCCCGTCGCCTTCTTCGCCGGCCTCGACGATGCGCACACGTTGGGAAGCGGGGAGTACACGGTGCCGACCGAGCAGACGTGGCTCGAGCGGCTCGCCTCGTGGAAGGCCGGACGACGCGCCGACCTGCAGTCATTCCTGCGGCGCCAGGTGAGTCGCGAGTATCGCGCCCAGCGCCGCGCCGGTGCCGACAAGGCCACCGTGCAGCGTCGCGTGCAGCTCGGTCTCACCGCCTACGCCCAGGTGCCGCTGCTCAACGACAGGCAAGTCGTCGCCTCGTGGCGCGAAATCCTGCCCAGGCTGGCTGACACCGATGTGCGCCGCATCCCGATCGAGGTGAAGCGCCCTGGTGTCTACCTCGTCGAGGCCGTGACCGGTACGCAACTCGCCTACACGATCCTCATGGTGTCCGACGTGGCACTGGTCACCAAGGTCGCCCCTGGCACGATGCTGGTGTACACGGTCGATCGCACCAAGGGCCAGCCCGTGGCCGGATGCGGCGTGGCCGCCATCGCCGACAAGGTCACACTCGGCACGGCGACCACCGACGCACGCGGCCTCGCCACGATCCCGCTCGGTGATGTGACCGCCGACGATCTGATCACGGTGGGCCACTGCGGCGAGCAGGCCGTCGCGAGCACGCCGCCGACCTACGGGCTGCAGTCCAACCCACGCCGTGAACTCGTCGCGCATGTGTTCACGGACCGCCCCGTCTACAGGCCGGGCCACACGGTGAAGGCCAAGGCGATCCTGCGCTGGCGCACCGGCATGGCGATTGAACCCTTCGATCAGCAGACGGTGGAGATGGCCATCAGCGACCGTACCGGACGCGTGATTCATCGTGTGCGCCGCGACGTCGACGCCTTCGGCGCCGTCGACACCGAGGTGGCGCTGCCGGCCAGCGCCGCGCTCGGGATCTACACCGTCGAGGTCGCGTCTGGCGATGCGAAAGCGACCGGGTCGTTCGACGTGCAGGAGTACCGGAAGCCGGAGTTCGAGGTGAGTGTCACGCCAGGCGTGGCGCTCGCCCGTCAGGGCCAGACGATCGACGTCACGGTCAACGCGCGCTACTACTTCGGCCAGCCGGTGCGCAACGCGGAGGTGCGCCTCGTCGTCCAGGCCGGCCCGTACTATTCGCCGTTACGGTGGGTGGACAGCGAGAGCGAAGACGAAAACGAGGACGGCTATTTCTACGGCGGCGACGAACTGGACACGCTGACCGCCACGCTCGACGCGCAGGGCCAGGCCCGCTTCAAGGTGCCGCTACCCGAGAGCGAGACGAGCAGTGACCTTCAGGTCCGGTTCGAGGCACGCATCAAGGACGCGAGCGATCTGGAGGTGACCGGTAGCGGCCTCGCGGTGGCGACGTGGGGCGATTACCTCATCGCGGCACGGGCAACGCCTTCGGTGGCCAGGCCAGGGACCCCCATCGACTTTCGGGTGCGCGCCGTCGACTATCGGGGCAGCGGCGTTGTCGGCATTCCCGTGACCGTGCAGCTCGTGCGGACCGAATGGGATTCGAACACGCAGCAGCAACGTCGCGAGGTGCTGACCTCGGGCAACACGACCACAGGCGCCGACGGACGGGCCACGTGGCAGACCAGGGCGCCGGAGTCGCCGGGCAGCTACCTGCTGGAGGCGCGTGCGATGTCCGGGACGCGCGCGGTGATCGACAACGCCTACTTGTGGGTACCAGGCGCGACCGAGGAGACCTACACGAGCGGCGGTGAAGTAATCGAACTCGTGACCGACAAGAGCACCTACGCGCCGGGCGACACGGCGAAAGTAGCCGTCCGCGGCGTCGCTCCGGCAACGCCCGTGCTGCTGACGAAGGAGGCGCGTACGCTGACCTGGTACGACCTCCGCCAGCCATCGTCGGATGGCACGTTCGACGTGCCGGTGACCGACGGCGACCTTGGCGACACCTGGGTCAACCTCCTCTACCTGAAGGACGACAAGGTCTACTACGCGGAGAAGAAGGTGCGCGTCCCCGCCACGGGTCGCGCCGTCAAGATCGAGGTCACAGCCGACAAGGCCATCTATCGTCCCGGCGAACCTGGTGTCTATTCACTGCGGACGCTGGACGCGGCCGGCAGTCCGGTGCAGGCGCAGGTCGCGCTGGGTGTCGTCGACGAGGCGGTCTACGGCGTTCGCAAGGACACGACTGCCGATCCACTGCGCGTCTTCTATCGCACCGAGTACAGTCGGGTGACCACCGACTACTCCCGGCAGTACTACTTCATGGGCTACTCGGGGACGCTGCGCCTGAAGCTGGCGCAGCGGCGGCGGCCGCTGTCACTGGCCGACTTCAAGGGCGACACGCCCGAACGGCCACAGGTGCGCAAGAACTTCCCTGACGCCATCTACTGGAGTCCGTCCGTCGTGACCGGGCTCGATGGCACGGCCACGGTCAAGGTCGACTACCCGGACTCGCTGACCACCTGGCGGCTGACCGCCCGCGCCGTCACCCGCGAAACACAGGTCGGAATGGCCGTCGCACGCACGATCACGACACGCGATCTCCTGCTGCGCATCGTCGCGCCCCGATTCCTCACCGAACGCGACGAGGTACGGGTGCCTGCCATCGTGCACAACTACAAGGAGGGTGGTGCCCTGCCCGTCACCGTCGCCATGACTGCTGCCGGCCTCGAGTCCCGCGGCGGCGCACCAACGACCCTGACCGTCCCCACCGGTGGCGAGGCGCGCACTGAATGGGCCTTCGGTGCCAGCGCCCCCGGGTCGGCCACATTCACCGGAACGGTGACCGCGGCGGGCGGAAGCGATGCGATGGCGCTGACCATCCCGGTGCATCCGTTCGGCGCGCGGCGTGACGTCGGCGTCTCGGGGTCCGTTGCAGCGGGCGCGTCGCGCACGGTGGACCTCGCGATTCCCGAGGCCACGAACCCGAACGCACGCAGTGTCGTGGTGAGCCTGATGCCGTCGATGGCCGGTTCGCTGCTCGGCGCCCTCGATGAACTGGTGAACTATCCGTACGGCTGCACCGAACAGACGGTCTCCAGCTTCGTGCCGAACCTGCTGGTGATGCGGACGCTCGACCAGCTGAAGCTGGCGCCGACCGAGCGCATGAGCATGCTCGATCGCGTCTCGCGGGCCGGCCTCGCCAGGCTGCTCCGCCTGCAGCACGAGAACGGCGGCTGGGGCTGGTGGCGCACCGATGACGACCATCCGTTCATGACCGCGTATGCGTTGTACGGATTGCTGGAGGCGCGGGCGGCCTCGATCGAGGTGCCCTCGGCGGCGCTGCAGAACGGCACGTCCGCGCTGGCGCGGCAACTGGTGGAAACGCCGGCGATGGTGCCCGAACTCAAGGCCTATGCTGCCTACGTGTTGGCCAGGGCCGCCGCAGCCGACGCGAAACCCGAGCAGGATGGGTTCGATGCCGCGGCGCTTGTCACCGAGTTGTGGGGCCGGCGCACGGACATGTCGCCGTACGGCCAGGCGTGGCTCCTGCTCGCCCTGCACACGAACAAGGATGCGCGAGCCGGAGAACTGGCCGGCATCCTGGCGACGCGCGCACAGACAAAGGGTGATCTCGCCTGGTGGACCTCCGAGAACGATCCGCTCCTCGGCGACTGGGGGGATGCGACCGCCGATGCGACCGCTGCCGCCGTGCAGGCGCTTGCGGCGGTGCGGCCGAACGATCCGCTCATCGATCCCGCCCTCCGGTGGCTGATGGCCAACCGTGCGGACGGGATGTCCTGGGCCAGCACCAAGCAGACCGCGATGGTGCTCTACGGACTCCTCGGCGTGATGCAGGGACGACAGGAACGGCCGGCGGCAGTGACGGTGACCGTCTCGAGTGGCGGGCAGTCCCAGAGCGTGGCGTTCACGCCCGCGGACTGGACGCGCCCCTTCCCCGTCGTCGTCACCCTGCCCGCCGCGGCCGGCAACAACGCGGTCACGATCACGTCGGCGGGCGGGCCGGTGTACTGGACCGCGAGTGCGCGCTACTACGACACGGCCGAGGGCCTCGAACGCACGGGCACACGCAAGCTGGCGCTCAGTCGCAAGTACTTCACGCTCGCGCCGGTGCGACGAAATGGTCGCGTGGTTTACGACGAGCGACCCTACATCGGCACGGCCAGCCCGGGCGACCTGATCCTCGTGCGCCTGGTCGTCGCCGGGTCCAGCGACTGGCGCTATCTCATGATCGAAGATCCCATCCCCGCAGGCGCCGAGGCCGTCACTCGTCCCGACCTGCTCGAACTCGCGAAGCCGCCCAGCTGGACCTACGGTTCGCACCGTGAGTATCGCGACGATCGGGTCGCGCTCTTCCTCGACGAAATGCCTGGCCGGGCCGAGTTCGCGTACCTGCTCCGAGTGACGACGCCGGGCCAGTTCCGCGCGATGCCTGCGCAAGTCTCGCCGATGTATGTGCCGGGTGTGCACGCCTCGAGCGCCGCGTTGTCGCTCGACGTGCCGAGCGCACAGGAGCCCCGATGA
- a CDS encoding DUF1175 family protein, translating to MRVAALLTALFLVAPAATPRLTLDAQDRAAFMAWFTLLADAQFYRATPDVTDCAALVRHATREALRDHTPEWLRRIAIPGGHVRPALHARPIAAGDSLPLFRVSDTTPARYAEFADARTILRLNAALVSRDVAAARPGDLLAFRQEGQRLPEHLMVFVGRSAFEPGRTDWVVYHTGPDAATGAPGEMRKASLADLRQHPSPRWRPLPGNPAFLGVYRLRIA from the coding sequence ATGCGTGTTGCCGCGCTGTTGACTGCCCTGTTCCTCGTTGCTCCCGCGGCGACGCCCCGTCTCACGCTCGACGCCCAGGACCGCGCCGCCTTCATGGCGTGGTTCACCCTGCTGGCCGACGCCCAGTTCTATCGGGCCACCCCCGACGTCACCGATTGCGCCGCGCTCGTCCGGCACGCGACCCGCGAAGCTCTGCGCGATCACACGCCCGAGTGGCTGCGTCGGATCGCGATCCCGGGCGGGCACGTCCGCCCCGCGTTGCACGCACGCCCGATCGCCGCCGGCGACAGCCTGCCGCTCTTTCGCGTCTCCGACACCACACCGGCCCGTTACGCCGAGTTTGCCGACGCGCGCACGATCCTTCGCCTCAACGCAGCGCTCGTGAGCCGTGATGTGGCCGCGGCCAGGCCGGGCGATCTGCTCGCCTTCCGGCAGGAAGGCCAGCGCCTTCCCGAGCACCTGATGGTATTCGTGGGCAGGTCGGCGTTCGAGCCGGGGCGGACCGACTGGGTGGTCTACCACACGGGCCCCGACGCGGCCACCGGCGCTCCAGGCGAGATGCGAAAGGCATCGCTTGCCGATCTGCGACAGCATCCCTCGCCACGCTGGCGCCCGTTGCCTGGCAACCCCGCGTTTCTCGGGGTCTACCGACTGAGGATTGCATGA
- a CDS encoding glycosyltransferase family 2 protein: MDPVAPVTLVFVAWNARRHLARALDAAIATGWPVIVVDNASTDGTSEYVRVRVPEAQLVAADRNLGFAGGVNAGVRESSTPWALVLNPDIVLTRAAVDRMLAAGLEADVGAVGAQLIGPDGHPQPGYSLRRFPTLGTWAADLLLLDHLWPDNPASRRYLATDLDRTCDQDIEQPSAACLLVRRLAFDSVGGFDTQFHPAWFEDVDFCQRMRVAGWRLRYAAGAQVVHEGGVAMRALGLGSFSTIWYRNLLRYVAKQGSLAARVLIRPLLVVGMLLRTVISLLRGRRDEARAYLEVLPIAFGR, encoded by the coding sequence GTGGACCCAGTCGCCCCCGTCACGCTCGTCTTCGTCGCCTGGAACGCCCGCCGGCACCTTGCCCGTGCGCTCGACGCGGCCATAGCCACTGGCTGGCCGGTCATCGTGGTCGACAACGCCTCGACCGACGGCACCAGCGAGTACGTCCGCGTGCGGGTGCCGGAGGCTCAGCTGGTCGCCGCCGACCGCAATCTCGGGTTCGCGGGCGGCGTCAATGCCGGGGTACGCGAGTCGTCGACGCCGTGGGCGCTGGTCCTCAACCCCGATATCGTCCTTACGCGGGCGGCAGTGGATCGGATGCTCGCGGCAGGGCTGGAGGCCGATGTCGGCGCCGTCGGCGCACAGTTGATCGGGCCAGATGGCCATCCCCAGCCAGGCTACAGCCTGCGTCGCTTCCCCACCCTCGGCACCTGGGCGGCCGACCTGCTGCTGCTGGACCACCTCTGGCCGGACAATCCGGCGTCGCGGCGCTATCTCGCGACCGATCTCGACCGAACCTGCGATCAGGATATCGAGCAGCCCTCGGCCGCGTGCCTCCTCGTGAGGCGGCTCGCGTTCGACTCCGTCGGTGGCTTCGACACGCAGTTCCATCCCGCCTGGTTCGAGGACGTCGACTTCTGCCAGCGCATGCGCGTCGCGGGCTGGCGACTCCGCTACGCCGCTGGCGCGCAGGTCGTGCACGAAGGTGGCGTGGCGATGCGCGCGCTCGGCCTCGGGTCGTTCTCGACGATCTGGTACCGGAACCTGCTTCGCTACGTCGCCAAGCAGGGTTCGCTGGCAGCTCGCGTGCTGATCCGGCCGCTGCTCGTGGTCGGGATGCTTCTGCGAACCGTGATCAGCCTGCTGCGTGGCCGGCGTGACGAAGCGCGCGCCTACCTCGAGGTCCTCCCTATCGCGTTCGGCCGGTAA
- the msrP gene encoding protein-methionine-sulfoxide reductase catalytic subunit MsrP codes for MLIRTTPTIPTREITDERLYLDRRAFIRASVGVAAAGVAGALLPFDEARAQGGAALANVRKSPLSTTGEKLNPLEDITSYNNYYEFGTDKSDPRANSGRFKPAPWTVKIDGEVGKPGDYTLEDLLQRFPLEERIYRLRCVEGWSMVIPWVGFPLRDLLKVVEPSAKAKFVEFTTVQRPSEMPGLRYPVLEWPYREGLRLDEAQHPLTIMAVGLYGKTLLNQNGAPLRLVVPWKYGFKSIKSIVRIRLTTGQPQTSWNLSAPEEYGFYSNVNPQVDHPRWSQARERRLGEFLRRETLMFNGYGDQVAGLYRGLDLKRNF; via the coding sequence ATGTTGATTCGAACGACACCAACGATTCCGACGCGTGAAATCACCGACGAACGGCTCTATCTCGATCGTCGCGCCTTCATCCGTGCCTCGGTCGGCGTGGCGGCTGCTGGTGTGGCCGGGGCCTTGCTGCCCTTCGATGAGGCGCGGGCCCAGGGCGGCGCCGCCCTGGCGAACGTGCGCAAGAGTCCGTTGAGCACCACCGGCGAGAAGCTCAACCCGTTGGAGGACATCACCAGCTACAACAACTACTACGAGTTCGGCACCGACAAGAGCGACCCGAGGGCCAACAGCGGCAGGTTCAAGCCGGCGCCGTGGACGGTCAAGATCGACGGCGAGGTCGGCAAGCCCGGCGACTACACGCTCGAGGACCTGCTCCAGCGTTTCCCGCTCGAGGAGCGCATCTACCGCCTTCGCTGCGTCGAGGGGTGGTCGATGGTGATTCCGTGGGTCGGCTTTCCGCTCCGCGACCTGCTGAAGGTCGTCGAGCCCTCGGCCAAGGCGAAATTCGTCGAGTTCACGACCGTGCAGCGGCCCAGCGAGATGCCCGGGTTGCGCTACCCGGTACTCGAGTGGCCGTATCGCGAGGGCCTCCGCCTCGACGAGGCGCAGCATCCGCTGACGATCATGGCGGTGGGCCTGTACGGCAAGACGCTCCTCAACCAGAACGGTGCGCCGCTACGTCTCGTGGTGCCCTGGAAGTATGGGTTCAAGTCGATCAAGTCGATCGTCCGGATCCGCCTGACGACGGGACAGCCGCAGACGTCGTGGAACCTGTCGGCGCCAGAGGAATACGGCTTCTACTCCAACGTCAACCCGCAGGTCGACCATCCCCGCTGGAGCCAGGCGCGCGAACGGCGCCTCGGCGAATTCCTCCGCCGCGAGACCCTGATGTTCAACGGCTACGGGGACCAGGTGGCGGGCCTGTACCGGGGGCTCGACCTCAAGAGGAACTTCTAA